The nucleotide sequence TTGCTGTGGGGATCGCGGGGGGAGGGAACTGAACGCAACGCCGCCGGGGTTACTGAAAATTGCGTTCTGAAACCGCCCCATTCGGCAGAATTTGCCGATCGACGCAGATAAGTCCTTGCTCCAACTCCCTTTTGATTCAGCGTCAAAGTGTGGCCGGTCGATAGAAAACGGTAGTACGTGTTCTTTGCCGGAGTTGGGACGCTCACATTGTCTGCCATTTTGAAACATCAATCCGCTTCTGGACGCCACCCTCATCAGGTCCTGCTGGTGACTGGGGTGCTATTGATGCTGGTGGGGCAAAGTGGCTGTACGTACGCTCGCCCCGCGATGAAATCGTTTTGGCAACGGGTTCCTCCCGTGCGCTGGCCAGTTCGGTTGTCCGAACAACAAGTCGCCGAATCGCAGAAGAGTTCCGAGCCGACGGTTGCCGCCAACGTCGCTATCAATGATGACGTTCCGACGGATTCCGATTCGAATCAATCGGCCGTTGAAGGTGAAGCCGTTCCGCGATCGCAGTTTTCTCGCGTCACTTCCTGGTTGCCCCGGATTGACTCCTGGTCATCGGGTGAGGCGTCGACAACGCCCGAATCCCCAGCGACGACCGAAGAGAGTGCACAAGCGTCGCTGAAGTCGGATCGAAAAAGGTCTCCTTTAGAACGCCTGGATGCGGCGCTCAACAATGACTTGCAACAGGCCCGTGCTTTGCCTCATCAGAGCGAGACCATCAAGGAGCAGCGAAATCGGGTGGACTTACTCATCGCCCGTGCCAAAGCGTTATTGTCGATGGGACAACACGAACAGGCACTCGAGATGGCGGACTTGGCGCAGCAGTTGAGTGATTCGCACCAGTTGGATTTCCATCCCGATGAAGACCGGCCCGCGGATGTCGTGAGGCGAATTGAAGGCCAAATGGAAGCGGTGGGAGATCTCCCTGAGTCGGAACTCGGGCGTTCGGAGTCCGGAAAGGCTGCAAAGGACGCTGTCGACCCTTTGGAAAAAAAGATCGATCCCAACTCGCCTGAGCAAGAGCTCAAAGAGCTGACGCGCAAGAACCGTAATTGGACGGCTCTGTTTCGCCGCGTGAAGAAAACATCGGCAGTTGAACTGGATGGGATCCTGCCATCCTCCGAAGCGGTAACTCTGGGTCTACCGCTGGATCTGAATACCGCAGAAACACTTCCCGAACGCGGGCTCAAATCGGTCCAACCGGGGGCGATCGTGAGGGCCAATCGCAGCGTATCGCTCAAGTTTGTCGATCCCGTTGGAGATTCAATTTCGCCTTCAATTGAACCCGTCCTCGATGAATCGATCCCCTCGATTAACACGTCAATCCAGACGGAGAATGAGCCTCCGATGGCAACGCCCGCCATTGAGCAGCTCAACGAGGGGGAGACCCGCTTTTCCGACCGCGCGCAGCGCGCTGTGACTCTCGGCGATCTGGATGATGAGAACGTCGAGATGCCGGAATTCGAGAATGTGGAAGTTCCCGCGAGATCGCGAAAGACTGAAACGCGGCTCAAGGAATCACAGTCACGGGTCTCGGGAGACGAGGCGCACTCTGTCCATAATATCGATTGGCTGCTGGCTTACGGCGTAATTGGAGTTTGCACTGTCTTCGCTGTGGTCTGTTACCGAAGCGGGACCACCTGATCGATCGACTTCGCGCCTTTCGTAGAAGCTCGTTTCAGCAGAGACTTGTGGCGATCTTCCATTCGAGAGATTTCAAGAGCCGCTGATTCCGGGTTGACTCGAAATTCGGCAAGTTGGCGAGGATGGACTGCATCATCGCAGCGAACTCAGGCTCGTCCACCGGAGTGTCCGAGAGCTGCTGAATAAAGTTCATGCGAAGTCCCGCGGAGACGAGATCGTCGATAGGGTTGTGGCCAGGTTGAGCATCGGCGGAGCCAGTGCTCTCGTGAAAATCGCTCGCTCGTTCCCGGTCGAATGCAAACTCGAATGATTCGCTGTCATATGCCACCATCGATACCAGCAGGTCGGTCGATCGATCGCATTGACGACGCAGCCTGTCCAGGTTTCGGAACGGAAGATCATACTCCTCGGGGAGGCTGACCAGCCGAGACAAGACTTCCAGTCGCAACTGGAAAAACGCACTGACAATGTTTCGACAGACGCGATTCAGGTCGGTGGAATTGGTGACTTTGTCGCGTGCAGAAAGGCATGTCGCCCAGGTGCGGACGAGCATCTCACAGGCGAATAGTCGGGGGGCGATTCGCTCTAACAGGCTGAGATTCCGTTTCGGGTCTTCTAGCCCCGTATCAAGAAGCGCCGTCCAGCGTTGCTGGAGTTGCCGGTTGCTTTGCCAAAATGTTCGGATCGTGTCGGGCGAGACAGGCTCATCACAGTGGCGATGGGCTTGTCCGAGACGCGAAACAAGCAGTGCGAGTTCCGCAACAGAGCGAGTTGAGATTCCAGAATTCACAGACAGCATACAGCCCTCATCAATAGCAACGGCGGGACTCTCCCTCGCGATTGCAAATGGAATGCCACCTCTGCTGATGACGGGATTTATGCCCGGCATCGCTCATTCATGAGGTGAATTCCACTGGGGAAGATTCCCCAAACCCCCGTGAATTCATGCGTCGACTTTGTACTGGATTGTAATAACAGCACGTGACTGCAAACGGTGAATCCTGATCAGGCCCGGGCTGTTTTCTGATGAGAGCGCTGCCGCAATACGACATCGGGCGATCAATGTTTACCGGAAGCAACATCGATCGCCCTCGTCTCCGGTCCAGACTGAGATGCAAAACGGAGCTTTGAATTCCGGTCAAGCAGCGATGGTATCCCTTCTGGAACGGAATGTGGCCGCAGGAGTCTGCAGCCACATCTTCACTCTAAACTCCACTTCTTGCGGGCTTCTAGCGCGAGTGGTTGAGGACATTTCGCACGTCCGATTCCGGGACGTCAGAGAAGGTTTTGACGGCGCCTGCCCGGATCGGCAGGACGAACCTCAAGCTTCCTGAGACAGATTTTTTGTCCAATCGCATCCGAGAGATCACATCATCATCTGACAGCCACAGTGTGACAGGAAGCGCGGTCGGAAGATGGAGAGCTTCCAGCAGACTGATTTGTCGCGAGGTCAGTGCGGCATCAATCAAACCGCGTTGTTCGGAAAGGCGACTGGCGTGAATCATCCCGATTGCCACCGCCTCACCGTGCAGTAGTTCGCCGTATCCAGCAAGTGCCTCGAAAGCGTGACCGAACGTGTGGCCGTAGTTAAGGGCGGCACGCAGTCCTTTAGTCTCGAACTCGTCCTGTTCCACCACACTCGCCTTCAGTCGGCAACTGCGGGCAATAATATGCCGAAGAACGTGGGGGTCTCGATTGTTGATGGCTTCGATGTGGTGTTCGAGATATGTCAGAAATTCAGCGTCCAGAATCACACCGTACTTCACGACTTCGGCTAGCCCCGCACGATATTCACGTGCCGGGAGTGTGGCGAGTGTTGCCGTGTCGATCAGGACTCCGATTGGCTGATAGAACGCGCCAATCATGTTCTTGGCGCGAGTGTGGTTAATACCGGTCTTACCACCCACTGAACTGTCGACTGCAGACAGCAGGGTGGTGGGTACCTGGACGAAGGGAAGCCCTCGCATGTAGGTGGCAGCCAGGAATCCCGCAAGATCCCCAATCACGCCGCCGCCGACCGCGACGATCAGTGTGCGGCGATCCGCGTTCAGCGCGATCAGTCGATCATGCAGACGCGTCAACATTTCCGCCGACTTGGATGTCTCGCCCGCCGGGAGAACTTCCGTTTCACATCGCCATCCAGCCTCGATGAGCGATTGACTGACGACACGTCCGTGCGAGTTAAACAGGTTCTCGTCCGTCACGAGAAACGCGAACGGACGCTCCACAGGACGCTTCTCAGCGACCCAGACACTTCCCTGTGGCGGTGGCTGAGTGCAAAAAGCCGATGACATGCCATCTCGTACGTACCACCAGTTCTCAAACAGTTTCCCGCACGAGCTGAGTTGATCGGTGACAATGGCGATTTCATACGATCGTGGCCCAAGATCCACTTTCAGGCTAGCGTCGTCGTGAATCACTTTGGACCTCCATTTCCCATTGAACGTCCCGTGGCAGAAACTTCGTCATAAATCCGCTTGAGGTAATTGATGCTTTCACGGGCAATAAGTTCAGCCCCAGGTTTGTAGTCGAAAACCTCGACGCTGACCCATCCGCTGTAGTTCGTGTCGAGCAGGGCCTGGATGATGGGACGGTAGTCCGTCCGGCCCATTCCCGGTCCCAGCAGATTGTCGTCGTTTACGTGGAAGTGGCCTGTGATAGAGGCGTACTGCTTGATCAGATCGGGAATCGACACTGATTCGCTCAGCATCGCTTTCACATCCTGGTGCAGCACGATACCCGGGTGGTCCACTCGGTTGATCAGTTCCACTGCCTCTGCACAGGAATTGACAAAGTTGGTTTCTTTTGTCGTGAGGGGCTCCATCACGATTTTGACACCCCGGTCTGCGAATGCAGGCAGGGCCTTACGAAAAACCTCCGCTGCATTGTCGTACGCTTGCTCCCGTGAAACTCCCGGTTGAATGTTGCGCTGGAGGGGCGAACCGAAAACCATGACTTCGCCCCCCAGATCGGCGCAGGCTTTCCCCAATTCGATCAGATAGTCCGTGGTTGCGTTACGGACAGCCTGGTCGTTGGTCGTGAGGTGAAACCCTTCTGTTTTTGCCAGCAGCCAGTGCAGCCCACAAATCGTCAGTCCGTGATCTGCTGCGACGGACTTCAGTTCTCGCCGCTGCTCGGAAGAGACGTCTGAGATTCGAGAAGCAAGGGTGAAGGGGGCCAGTTCGATACCGGTGTAACCCGTTTCTGCGATGAAGCGACACTGTCGTGCCCAGTCCCAATTCTCAAACAATTCCTGACAGATCGCGTATTTCATAACCTCTCCGGTAGGTGGGAGTCTCGCAGGTTCAGACCTGCTGCACTCAGAATAAATCGGTAAGTAAGGGACACTCCGCTCCGGCGGACTGCCTCAGTTTATTTGGAGGGAAAGGCCTTAGGATCATTCACGAGGCGTGACTTCAGTTGATCCAAATCGAAGGGCTTCCCCTTCAGTTGTTCGAACAGATCTCGCTGGGATGTTGTCAGCACTTGGAGAACCTGTTCGTCGAGTTCCTGTTTCGTTGCCAGAATTTCCTGCTTCAAACGGTCTGCGAGATCTGCTGCTCCTGCATTACGACCCGGAAGGCCTATCAGCATTCGGACCTTTTTGACCAGTTCCTGGTTCAGTTCTTCAATCGATTGCTGCTGATCCGCCGTGATTTCCAGTGCTGACGCAACCTCCTTTTCGTTCAGTGCTTCATTTCCCAGTTGCTGCCAGTAGATCTGTTGTAATCGCTCGAACTGGTTTGCTGTCAGCATCGTTTTCAGGTCGACAACATACTTGTCGTACAGTTTAGACTCCAGTTCCTGCCGCCAGTTTTGCTCTTCTCCTCTGGATTTTCGCCGCACTTCATTCAGGTGAGATGCGTATTGTTTCGCGAGTGCCCGCAGTTTTGCGACGAGGGGGTAATCATTTTCAATCCCCAGTTCCACTTCTACCGGTTCCTTACCGATGAGGAACAGGATTCCCCGTGAGCGTGACTGCGCGATGACCGGCGGTTCAGGCTTTGTCGCTGTCTCGGGCCGGGAGAGTTTGAAGGGTCGCCCTTTGAGCTCGGTAAATCGAATCCGCTGGTCAGCGGTCAATACGTCATCGTAGGCGCGATCACGGTCTTTCGTGATCTTTCGCAGCGATGCCCGGACGTCGCTGATGTCACCTCCTCGGTCTTGCAAGGCATCTCTTTGACTCTCGAGGTCACGTTTCTGAGTTTCGAACAGGTTGTGTAACGAGTTCAGCCCATCGACCTGTTCTGCGGTCAGCTCCAGGGCTTCTCTCAGCTCGGCGTCGTGCAGTGCCTGAAAGCCCCAGCGTTGCCAGTGAATCTGTCGAAGCCGGTCATACTGTGATGGTGTGAGCAGGACCTTCAGTTGCTCAACGTACTCGGATTCGACGTCAGCAAATACCTCCTGAGGCGTTCTGGGCTGTTTCCGATCTTCCTGGGCAGGAAAATTGATCCTCTGTTTCAAGGTGACTGGAAAGGACTTCAGCAGCAGGCGAATTCGCAGAAGTTCATCCGAGTCTGGCTCAATTTGAAGTTCTCGCAGGACGGGCTCGCGTGCGATCAGGCTGATCATTCCCACGAGGTAGGATGGGTCCACATTTTCCTGATTCTGTCCGAGCGACGGGACGACCGAACACACGACCATGACAAATGTCAGGCAAAGTCGATGAAAGGAATCTCGGTCCATGGGCCGTTTCCTGAAAGCAAAAACGTTGGTCGAGGCATCCTGCCACCGGTACTTTTGTCTCCAGCGTAGATCCCAAACCACCTGAGTTCAACGAGTGCCTGACAAAAGAAGCTGGGGATTTCTGCCTGCAGAATGAAGCCCGAATCAGGGTAATCCGCAGGGCATAACCAAACCCCACAAATTTGCACGTGAACTGCAGGGTCGTCGCCATTGTCGTTTGACGCCGTTAGAACCGAGCCATACTTTGGCAACAGGAAGAAACAGAACTCGTCGGTCAGGGTGCTGCTGCTTCACCCAAAGCGGCGACTGTTTGTGAGAGCCAGATTTGGCAAATGTCACTTCAGGGCATGTGGCGTTTGCGTTCTGTACGGTGGTCGTTGACCGACGCTGAAAGCGTGTCGGTCCTTCGATCGAGCCGGCTTCTCCAGATAATTAAGTCGGACTCAGTTTGGGTGTAACTGCCTTTTGAAAAGCGGTTGCTCGGTCGGGAAAGGTATTCAGTTGCAGAGACAAACGGACAAAGTCGACGTCGCTTTACAGGAAACCGGATCTGAACGTCCCGCGTTCATGGAAGTACTGGGGCTATTGCCTCCTTACGAAGCAGCGGACGTCAAAGCAGCTTATCGCGCCAAGGCATTACTGGCCCATCCTGATCGAGGGGGAGATCCTGCTGACTTCAATCGGCTGAAGGACGCTTACGATCAAGCGCTGGAATTTGTCGCCTTCTCTGGTAGTCGCCGTGAATGGATTGCCGCTCGCGTAGAGCCTTATCTTTTGCAGGAGGAAGTGGTCGCTGAAGTCATCAAGCGAGGCGGACGAGTTCAGGTTGAACGGATCCCCTGGATGGAAAAGTCGTGCGGAGAAGACTTTGCTCATTTGGCCGAGCGACTGCGACGGATCAAGCTGCATCATGTCGCCGACGGCGACAACTTTCTGAAGTTTCTCGCTGACCATAAAGCTCATTTCCTCGTCGAGCTTGATTTGACGGGAAGCCGAATCACCAGCCAGGGGCTGAATCATCTTTCGTCGTTCGACGTGCTGCGCAGCCTTAACCTGAGCGGCACAGGTGCGGACGCTCGATCGTTGCGTAAGCTGCTGCCATGCTTACCGTCGCTTGAGTGGCTCAATGTCCGTGGCACGAAGCTGGGGTGGTGGAACCGGTTCTTACTGCGACGCGCCTTTTCTCACATTTCGATCGTGACGGACCCGACCCCCGCTGTCGTTCCCGGAAGCGAAACGGTCGACCACAGTTGAGGATTCCGGGATGGAGCCGATTCTTCGAATTCGACTCCGAATGCCCGAGTTCGAAGAAAAGGTGACTTCCGCGCTACTGGTCCATGGGGGGCGTAAGACGCCTCCTTCCGGTCAGCACAGAGCGAACTGAACTCGGATCGCTCCGCGTGTTCCAGAACTCTGTGCGTATCTGACCGATCCCTTCCTCACGTCATTTTAGTGCGTTGTCGCAGGTCCGTCTTTGCGCGGTTACTGACTGCAATGGTTCCTCCAGTTCTTCAATTATTGGACAGCCACGGCGGGTGCAACTCGATCTGAATGTCGCTACGATCAGCCCAGATTACCCGTGCGATCGAGCGGGTGATGTAGAACGCACTGGAACGTCAAGAAGAATTCGGTTGGATAAGGATCGTCATGAACTTTGCTCCTTTGTTCAGATCGGTGGGGTTGCTGCTTGTTTGTCTTGTGACGTACTCCCACCCGGAGGTTTTCGGTGGCGAGGCATTGCGAGTGGGAATCGCGGAGGTGGACATCACCCCTCCTGTCGGTTTTCCTATGGCGGGCTACTACCACGAACGACTGGCAGAAGGGGTGATTGACCCGCTGAAGGCGAAAGCAATTGTCTTCCGGGACGGCGATACTTCGGCGGCGCTGGTTGTCTGCGACCTGATTGGGATTGCTACGGATCTGGTGAAGGAGATTCGCAAGCGAGCCTCGACAGAAACGGGGATCCCGGTTTCCAATATTGTGATCACGGCCACGCACTCGCACACCGCGCCGGATTATATGAAGGAGCTTTACCTGAAGCTCGGGAAAGAGAATCAGGCACCGATGCGGGCAGAATTCATCGAGAAGCTGATTGCTGGCCCAGCGGATGCCATTCGCAAGGCTCATGCGACGGCGAAGCCTGCGCTTCTGGAAGCGGGATCGGCGACACAACTGATCCCTGTTTCGTTTAACCGCCGCTCTGTCATGCGCGACGGCAGCGTCAAGACGTGGCAGAGTCATGATAATCCTGACGTTGTCCGAGCTGCCGGCCCAATCGATCCCCGAATCGAACTGCTAGCTGTTCGCGATGAGACCGGTGTGGCGAGGGGGATTCTCAGCAATTTCGCACTGCATCTCGATACCGTCGGCGGCATGCGATGGAGCGCGGACTACCCGTACTTTATTGATCAGGCACTCAAGAAATCCCTTGGGAATGAAGTGGTTTCGATCTTCGGAACGGGTTGCTGTGGAGACATCAATCACGTCAATCCTAACAGCAAAGAGCGAAACAAGGCCGACTACATTGGAACCAGCATCGCGGAATCCATAGAGCGTGACCTGGGGAAGCTCAAGCCGTTGGCGAAGACGAAACTCGTCGCGAAGTCGGAAGTCGTCCAACTCCCTCTGCAGGAAGCGACTGAAGACGAAGTGAAGTGGGCGATCGAGATCCTGCAAAAGGCTTACCGCAAGGAAACGGTGGACTTTTTTGATCACGTCACCGCGCACAAGAAAATTATGCTCGATCAATTCCGCCATCGTGAACCCTACGCCAACGCCATTGATCACATCACGTGGGGACTGAGCCATTCGCTGAAGGGGATCGGCGAGACGATTCCCGCGGAAGTGAACGTCATTACACTGGGACAAGACGTGGCAATTGTCTGTCTTCCGGGCGAGGTCTTCGTCGAACTGGGTATGGCCATCAAGCAGGGGTCTCCCTTCAAAACGACTCTGGTGATCGAACTGTCGAACTGTGTCGAAACGATCTACATCCCCAACCGTCCCGCCTATGCCGGGGGGAGTTACGAAGTGACAAACTCTGCAACGAAGCCCGGTTCCGGCGAAATGCTTGTCGAGACTGCACTTCGACTTCTGCGCGAGGCTGCATCGGCATCCAATTGACTTACCCCTGAGACTGGATGACAATCTCAGGTACAAAGTCTTTCGAGCTCGCTGCTGAAGGGACATGACCATGTCTGCTCACCGATGGATGCTTCTGGGTGTCACTGTGGCAATTGGCGCGTTGTGGACGCAGGGCCAGGCCAATGCCCAGCAGATCTACGTCGGCAGTACGCCTGCTGAGATGCAATATCCTCGCAGCATGGGGCTCGATTCCAATGGCCGGGCGGTTGGCGTCGAAGGTCGGTCCGTCGACCAGTACGGAACTTACACTGATGACTACGGACGCCAGACGATGGCCGGCCCGGCAACTTTCATGGCCGTCCCCGGGCACTATCATGGGGGCGGCTACACCTCGGGCGGATACTATCCGGGTGGTTTCAGCGGACTTGGGTATTCCAACAGTATTGGGTATTCCGTCGGGCTAAGCGGTTACTCGGGGGGCTACTATTCGGCAGGCTATGGAGGGCCCGGGCCGGTCGTTGCAACAAACACTCTGCTGGCACCTCGGACGATTGTCGTGGGAGGTGTCTATCCTTCCAGAACAGTCTTGAATAATGCAACTCGTGGTGGAGTAATCGAATACACACACGGCGGAAACGGGTATGTCTACACCCCTGGATCGTCGTACCAGACGGTAATCTCGTCAGGTCCATCAATTTTCCCTGCTACGACGATCATTGAATCTTCTCAACCTCCAGTCATCATCGAGCAGAAGTCGAACAAGTTTCTTAACAATTCGAAAGTAACAGCCGCTCGGGGGACGGGCGGGACCGCCGAGATCAAGTTGATCTTTCCGAAAGAAGCGACGGGGGCACTTTCGTATGTATTGAACGGAACAACGTACACGATCAAGCCGGGGTATCATCAGACGTTCGTGGACGACCGGGTCTGGACGATTGAATTTTTGCGGGGGGGGAATCGCAGTCTGCCAATGCGATATCAATTGACAGCGGGAACATACATTTTCGAAGCCGACGAAAACGGGTGGGACCTGAAACAGGTTCCCCAGGTAATTCAGGCTGTGGACCAGACTGTTCCAACCCCTCCCCCTCCCGCACCGGTGCCGAACCCTGGTCTGTAGCGATGCGTTGGTGTTTCTCCTGACGAGCAAGTTTTTTCTCCCTTAAATACAACAAAACATCTCCGAAAATCGTTGAATCCGTCGAAGGTCTTGCCCGACCGTCCATCATCGATCGGATTGAAAGCAATCGAATGAATCAGACTGTGCAAATGATTGGACTGGGCGAGCTTCTGTGGGATTGTTTTCCTCATGGCCGTCTTCCCGGTGGTGCTCCCGCGAATGTGGCCTTTCATGCCCAGCAGCTTGGACTGTCGGCGGCGGTCGCCACGCGTGTCGGTGTTGAGGAACTGGGGGATGAGCTTTGTCAGTTCCTTCGATCGCGTGGGCTCAGTACCGACCTTGTCCAGCGTGACTCGAAGCATCACACAGGTACGGTCACCATCTGGCCCGCGTCGAAGAATAATGCGGGG is from Schlesneria sp. DSM 10557 and encodes:
- the aroB gene encoding 3-dehydroquinate synthase translates to MIHDDASLKVDLGPRSYEIAIVTDQLSSCGKLFENWWYVRDGMSSAFCTQPPPQGSVWVAEKRPVERPFAFLVTDENLFNSHGRVVSQSLIEAGWRCETEVLPAGETSKSAEMLTRLHDRLIALNADRRTLIVAVGGGVIGDLAGFLAATYMRGLPFVQVPTTLLSAVDSSVGGKTGINHTRAKNMIGAFYQPIGVLIDTATLATLPAREYRAGLAEVVKYGVILDAEFLTYLEHHIEAINNRDPHVLRHIIARSCRLKASVVEQDEFETKGLRAALNYGHTFGHAFEALAGYGELLHGEAVAIGMIHASRLSEQRGLIDAALTSRQISLLEALHLPTALPVTLWLSDDDVISRMRLDKKSVSGSLRFVLPIRAGAVKTFSDVPESDVRNVLNHSR
- a CDS encoding neutral/alkaline non-lysosomal ceramidase N-terminal domain-containing protein, which codes for MNFAPLFRSVGLLLVCLVTYSHPEVFGGEALRVGIAEVDITPPVGFPMAGYYHERLAEGVIDPLKAKAIVFRDGDTSAALVVCDLIGIATDLVKEIRKRASTETGIPVSNIVITATHSHTAPDYMKELYLKLGKENQAPMRAEFIEKLIAGPADAIRKAHATAKPALLEAGSATQLIPVSFNRRSVMRDGSVKTWQSHDNPDVVRAAGPIDPRIELLAVRDETGVARGILSNFALHLDTVGGMRWSADYPYFIDQALKKSLGNEVVSIFGTGCCGDINHVNPNSKERNKADYIGTSIAESIERDLGKLKPLAKTKLVAKSEVVQLPLQEATEDEVKWAIEILQKAYRKETVDFFDHVTAHKKIMLDQFRHREPYANAIDHITWGLSHSLKGIGETIPAEVNVITLGQDVAIVCLPGEVFVELGMAIKQGSPFKTTLVIELSNCVETIYIPNRPAYAGGSYEVTNSATKPGSGEMLVETALRLLREAASASN
- a CDS encoding sugar phosphate isomerase/epimerase family protein, whose amino-acid sequence is MKYAICQELFENWDWARQCRFIAETGYTGIELAPFTLASRISDVSSEQRRELKSVAADHGLTICGLHWLLAKTEGFHLTTNDQAVRNATTDYLIELGKACADLGGEVMVFGSPLQRNIQPGVSREQAYDNAAEVFRKALPAFADRGVKIVMEPLTTKETNFVNSCAEAVELINRVDHPGIVLHQDVKAMLSESVSIPDLIKQYASITGHFHVNDDNLLGPGMGRTDYRPIIQALLDTNYSGWVSVEVFDYKPGAELIARESINYLKRIYDEVSATGRSMGNGGPK